The Solanum lycopersicum chromosome 9, SLM_r2.1 genome window below encodes:
- the LOC101263151 gene encoding sterol 3-beta-glucosyltransferase UGT80A2 isoform X4, whose amino-acid sequence MLLKQAIFYANCHLKLGRSKTEPPTHSSQFAEEAANISDDSDSEQQKLKLLKRIATVKDNGTVEFEIPGDEESRVLGVESQSVSNEVEDEPLDEIELHYIPPMQIVMLIVGTRGDVQPFIAIGKRLQEYGHRVRLATHANFKEFVLTAGLEFYPLGGDPVVLAGYMVKNKGFLPSAPSEIPVQRNQLKEIISSLLPACEEPDMDTGVPFKADAIIANPPAYGHTHVAEALKIPIHIFFTMPWTPTSEFPHPLSRIKQPAGYRLSYQIVDSLIWLGIRDMINDTRKRKLKLRPVTYLSSSQVSVLDIPHGYIWSPHLVPKPKDWGPKVDVVGFCFLDLASGYEPPESLVNWLKDGQKPIYIGFGSLPVQEPEKMTQIIVEALERTGQRGIINKGWGGLGNLAEPKDFVYLLDNCPHDWLFLQCSAVVHHGGAGTTAAGLKAACPTTIVPFFGDQPFWGERVHARGVGPPPIPIDEFSLPKLVEAIEFMLDPKVKENAVELAKAMENEDGVTGAVKAFFKHLLRNNEPDLDETPAPRSLFSLRRCLGFC is encoded by the exons ATGCTTTTGAAACAGGCCATCTTCTATGCTAACT GTCATCTTAAGTTGGGAAGATCAAAAACTGAGCCACCTACACACAGTAGTCAATTTGCTGAAGAGGCAGCAAATATCTCTGATGACAGCGATTCTGAACAACAGAAG CTCAAGTTGTTGAAGAGGATTGCAACTGTCAAAGACAATGGAACTGTAGAATTTGAGATTCCGGGTGATGAAGAATCCAGGGTGCTTGGAGTGGAATCTCAAAGTGTCTCTAATGAAGTTGAAGATGAGCCTCTTGATGAAATAGAACTTCACTATATTCCTCCAATGCAGATTGTAATGCTTATTGTTGGAACACGTGGTGATGTGCAACCCTTTATTGCAATTGGCAAACGTTTGCAG GAGTATGGACATCGAGTGAGGCTGGCAACCCATGCAAATTTCAAAGAGTTTGTCTTAACCGCTGGGTTGGAATTCTATCCTCTTGGGGGTGATCCAGTAGTTTTGGCTGGAT ATATGGTTAAAAATAAGGGCTTCTTACCTTCTGCACCCTCAGAAATTCCTGTTCAGAGAAATCAATTGAAGGAAATTATAAGTTCTCTACTCCCAGCTTGCGAAGAACCTGATATGGATACTGGAGTACCCTTTAAAGCAGATGCGATTATTGCTAATCCCCCAGCATATG GGCATACACATGTTGCGGAAGCACTGAAAATTCcaattcatattttctttacaATGCCATGGAC GCCAACTAGCGAATTTCCTCATCCATTGTCTCGCATTAAACAACCAGCTGGATATCGG CTGTCATATCAGATTGTTGACTCCTTGATTTGGCTAGGGATTCGAGATATGATTAATGATACCAGGAAAAGAAAACTGAAGCTAAGACCAGTTACATATTTAAGCAGTTCTCAAGTCTCTGTGCTGGATATCCCACATGGATATATTTGGAGTCCTCACCTTGTTCCTAAACCAAAAG ATTGGGGACCAAAGGTTGATGTAGTGGGATTTTGCTTCCTCGATCTTGCATCTGGTTATGAACCTCCAGAATCACTAGTAAACTGGCTGAAAGATGGTCAGAAACCCATTTACATTGGCTTTGGTAGTCTT CCTGTTCAAGAGCCAGAGAAAATGACCCAAATAATTGTTGAGGCATTAGAACGCACTGGACAAAGGGGGATCATTAACAAAGGCTGGGGTGGCCTTGGCAATT TGGCTGAGCCAAAGGATTTTGTGTACTTGCTTGATAATTGTCCCCATGATTGGCTATTCTTACAATGTTCTGCAGTG GTGCACCACGGGGGTGCTGGAACAACAGCTGCTGGTCTTAAAGCTGCG TGTCCAACAACTATTGTACCCTTCTTTGGTGACCAGCCATTTTGGGGGGAAAGGGTGCACGCTAGAGGTGTAGGCCCTCCACCTATACCTATCGACGAATTTTCCCTTCCTAAGCTGGTTGAGGCAATTGAATTCATGCTTGATCCTAAG GTAAAGGAGAACGCAGTTGAGCTGGCTAAGGCGATGGAGAATGAAGACGGGGTCACTGGAGCAGTAAAAGCCTTCTTTAAGCATCTTCTCCGCAATAATGAGCCTGATCTTGATGAAACACCTGCACCACgaagtttattttctttaagaaGATGCTTAGGTTTTTGCTAG
- the LOC101263151 gene encoding sterol 3-beta-glucosyltransferase UGT80A2 isoform X3, which produces MSSVTLQAIFYANCHLKLGRSKTEPPTHSSQFAEEAANISDDSDSEQQKLKLLKRIATVKDNGTVEFEIPGDEESRVLGVESQSVSNEVEDEPLDEIELHYIPPMQIVMLIVGTRGDVQPFIAIGKRLQEYGHRVRLATHANFKEFVLTAGLEFYPLGGDPVVLAGYMVKNKGFLPSAPSEIPVQRNQLKEIISSLLPACEEPDMDTGVPFKADAIIANPPAYGHTHVAEALKIPIHIFFTMPWTPTSEFPHPLSRIKQPAGYRLSYQIVDSLIWLGIRDMINDTRKRKLKLRPVTYLSSSQVSVLDIPHGYIWSPHLVPKPKDWGPKVDVVGFCFLDLASGYEPPESLVNWLKDGQKPIYIGFGSLPVQEPEKMTQIIVEALERTGQRGIINKGWGGLGNLAEPKDFVYLLDNCPHDWLFLQCSAVVHHGGAGTTAAGLKAACPTTIVPFFGDQPFWGERVHARGVGPPPIPIDEFSLPKLVEAIEFMLDPKVKENAVELAKAMENEDGVTGAVKAFFKHLLRNNEPDLDETPAPRSLFSLRRCLGFC; this is translated from the exons GCCATCTTCTATGCTAACT GTCATCTTAAGTTGGGAAGATCAAAAACTGAGCCACCTACACACAGTAGTCAATTTGCTGAAGAGGCAGCAAATATCTCTGATGACAGCGATTCTGAACAACAGAAG CTCAAGTTGTTGAAGAGGATTGCAACTGTCAAAGACAATGGAACTGTAGAATTTGAGATTCCGGGTGATGAAGAATCCAGGGTGCTTGGAGTGGAATCTCAAAGTGTCTCTAATGAAGTTGAAGATGAGCCTCTTGATGAAATAGAACTTCACTATATTCCTCCAATGCAGATTGTAATGCTTATTGTTGGAACACGTGGTGATGTGCAACCCTTTATTGCAATTGGCAAACGTTTGCAG GAGTATGGACATCGAGTGAGGCTGGCAACCCATGCAAATTTCAAAGAGTTTGTCTTAACCGCTGGGTTGGAATTCTATCCTCTTGGGGGTGATCCAGTAGTTTTGGCTGGAT ATATGGTTAAAAATAAGGGCTTCTTACCTTCTGCACCCTCAGAAATTCCTGTTCAGAGAAATCAATTGAAGGAAATTATAAGTTCTCTACTCCCAGCTTGCGAAGAACCTGATATGGATACTGGAGTACCCTTTAAAGCAGATGCGATTATTGCTAATCCCCCAGCATATG GGCATACACATGTTGCGGAAGCACTGAAAATTCcaattcatattttctttacaATGCCATGGAC GCCAACTAGCGAATTTCCTCATCCATTGTCTCGCATTAAACAACCAGCTGGATATCGG CTGTCATATCAGATTGTTGACTCCTTGATTTGGCTAGGGATTCGAGATATGATTAATGATACCAGGAAAAGAAAACTGAAGCTAAGACCAGTTACATATTTAAGCAGTTCTCAAGTCTCTGTGCTGGATATCCCACATGGATATATTTGGAGTCCTCACCTTGTTCCTAAACCAAAAG ATTGGGGACCAAAGGTTGATGTAGTGGGATTTTGCTTCCTCGATCTTGCATCTGGTTATGAACCTCCAGAATCACTAGTAAACTGGCTGAAAGATGGTCAGAAACCCATTTACATTGGCTTTGGTAGTCTT CCTGTTCAAGAGCCAGAGAAAATGACCCAAATAATTGTTGAGGCATTAGAACGCACTGGACAAAGGGGGATCATTAACAAAGGCTGGGGTGGCCTTGGCAATT TGGCTGAGCCAAAGGATTTTGTGTACTTGCTTGATAATTGTCCCCATGATTGGCTATTCTTACAATGTTCTGCAGTG GTGCACCACGGGGGTGCTGGAACAACAGCTGCTGGTCTTAAAGCTGCG TGTCCAACAACTATTGTACCCTTCTTTGGTGACCAGCCATTTTGGGGGGAAAGGGTGCACGCTAGAGGTGTAGGCCCTCCACCTATACCTATCGACGAATTTTCCCTTCCTAAGCTGGTTGAGGCAATTGAATTCATGCTTGATCCTAAG GTAAAGGAGAACGCAGTTGAGCTGGCTAAGGCGATGGAGAATGAAGACGGGGTCACTGGAGCAGTAAAAGCCTTCTTTAAGCATCTTCTCCGCAATAATGAGCCTGATCTTGATGAAACACCTGCACCACgaagtttattttctttaagaaGATGCTTAGGTTTTTGCTAG
- the LOC101263151 gene encoding sterol 3-beta-glucosyltransferase UGT80A2 isoform X1 produces the protein MSKEKTVVDDYGDYYAITELDSREIVGGSVSNVVSHSSETSGTEVARFTTLPHNIFSSDKSESHSGHLKLGRSKTEPPTHSSQFAEEAANISDDSDSEQQKLKLLKRIATVKDNGTVEFEIPGDEESRVLGVESQSVSNEVEDEPLDEIELHYIPPMQIVMLIVGTRGDVQPFIAIGKRLQEYGHRVRLATHANFKEFVLTAGLEFYPLGGDPVVLAGYMVKNKGFLPSAPSEIPVQRNQLKEIISSLLPACEEPDMDTGVPFKADAIIANPPAYGHTHVAEALKIPIHIFFTMPWTPTSEFPHPLSRIKQPAGYRLSYQIVDSLIWLGIRDMINDTRKRKLKLRPVTYLSSSQVSVLDIPHGYIWSPHLVPKPKDWGPKVDVVGFCFLDLASGYEPPESLVNWLKDGQKPIYIGFGSLPVQEPEKMTQIIVEALERTGQRGIINKGWGGLGNLAEPKDFVYLLDNCPHDWLFLQCSAVVHHGGAGTTAAGLKAACPTTIVPFFGDQPFWGERVHARGVGPPPIPIDEFSLPKLVEAIEFMLDPKVKENAVELAKAMENEDGVTGAVKAFFKHLLRNNEPDLDETPAPRSLFSLRRCLGFC, from the exons AGACTTCTGGAACGGAAGTTGCACGTTTCACTACACTGCCTCACAATATATTTAGCTCAGACAAATCTGAATCACATTCAGGTCATCTTAAGTTGGGAAGATCAAAAACTGAGCCACCTACACACAGTAGTCAATTTGCTGAAGAGGCAGCAAATATCTCTGATGACAGCGATTCTGAACAACAGAAG CTCAAGTTGTTGAAGAGGATTGCAACTGTCAAAGACAATGGAACTGTAGAATTTGAGATTCCGGGTGATGAAGAATCCAGGGTGCTTGGAGTGGAATCTCAAAGTGTCTCTAATGAAGTTGAAGATGAGCCTCTTGATGAAATAGAACTTCACTATATTCCTCCAATGCAGATTGTAATGCTTATTGTTGGAACACGTGGTGATGTGCAACCCTTTATTGCAATTGGCAAACGTTTGCAG GAGTATGGACATCGAGTGAGGCTGGCAACCCATGCAAATTTCAAAGAGTTTGTCTTAACCGCTGGGTTGGAATTCTATCCTCTTGGGGGTGATCCAGTAGTTTTGGCTGGAT ATATGGTTAAAAATAAGGGCTTCTTACCTTCTGCACCCTCAGAAATTCCTGTTCAGAGAAATCAATTGAAGGAAATTATAAGTTCTCTACTCCCAGCTTGCGAAGAACCTGATATGGATACTGGAGTACCCTTTAAAGCAGATGCGATTATTGCTAATCCCCCAGCATATG GGCATACACATGTTGCGGAAGCACTGAAAATTCcaattcatattttctttacaATGCCATGGAC GCCAACTAGCGAATTTCCTCATCCATTGTCTCGCATTAAACAACCAGCTGGATATCGG CTGTCATATCAGATTGTTGACTCCTTGATTTGGCTAGGGATTCGAGATATGATTAATGATACCAGGAAAAGAAAACTGAAGCTAAGACCAGTTACATATTTAAGCAGTTCTCAAGTCTCTGTGCTGGATATCCCACATGGATATATTTGGAGTCCTCACCTTGTTCCTAAACCAAAAG ATTGGGGACCAAAGGTTGATGTAGTGGGATTTTGCTTCCTCGATCTTGCATCTGGTTATGAACCTCCAGAATCACTAGTAAACTGGCTGAAAGATGGTCAGAAACCCATTTACATTGGCTTTGGTAGTCTT CCTGTTCAAGAGCCAGAGAAAATGACCCAAATAATTGTTGAGGCATTAGAACGCACTGGACAAAGGGGGATCATTAACAAAGGCTGGGGTGGCCTTGGCAATT TGGCTGAGCCAAAGGATTTTGTGTACTTGCTTGATAATTGTCCCCATGATTGGCTATTCTTACAATGTTCTGCAGTG GTGCACCACGGGGGTGCTGGAACAACAGCTGCTGGTCTTAAAGCTGCG TGTCCAACAACTATTGTACCCTTCTTTGGTGACCAGCCATTTTGGGGGGAAAGGGTGCACGCTAGAGGTGTAGGCCCTCCACCTATACCTATCGACGAATTTTCCCTTCCTAAGCTGGTTGAGGCAATTGAATTCATGCTTGATCCTAAG GTAAAGGAGAACGCAGTTGAGCTGGCTAAGGCGATGGAGAATGAAGACGGGGTCACTGGAGCAGTAAAAGCCTTCTTTAAGCATCTTCTCCGCAATAATGAGCCTGATCTTGATGAAACACCTGCACCACgaagtttattttctttaagaaGATGCTTAGGTTTTTGCTAG
- the LOC101263151 gene encoding sterol 3-beta-glucosyltransferase UGT80A2 isoform X2, producing the protein MSKEKTVVDDYGDYYAITELDSREIVGGSVSNVVSHSSGHLKLGRSKTEPPTHSSQFAEEAANISDDSDSEQQKLKLLKRIATVKDNGTVEFEIPGDEESRVLGVESQSVSNEVEDEPLDEIELHYIPPMQIVMLIVGTRGDVQPFIAIGKRLQEYGHRVRLATHANFKEFVLTAGLEFYPLGGDPVVLAGYMVKNKGFLPSAPSEIPVQRNQLKEIISSLLPACEEPDMDTGVPFKADAIIANPPAYGHTHVAEALKIPIHIFFTMPWTPTSEFPHPLSRIKQPAGYRLSYQIVDSLIWLGIRDMINDTRKRKLKLRPVTYLSSSQVSVLDIPHGYIWSPHLVPKPKDWGPKVDVVGFCFLDLASGYEPPESLVNWLKDGQKPIYIGFGSLPVQEPEKMTQIIVEALERTGQRGIINKGWGGLGNLAEPKDFVYLLDNCPHDWLFLQCSAVVHHGGAGTTAAGLKAACPTTIVPFFGDQPFWGERVHARGVGPPPIPIDEFSLPKLVEAIEFMLDPKVKENAVELAKAMENEDGVTGAVKAFFKHLLRNNEPDLDETPAPRSLFSLRRCLGFC; encoded by the exons GTCATCTTAAGTTGGGAAGATCAAAAACTGAGCCACCTACACACAGTAGTCAATTTGCTGAAGAGGCAGCAAATATCTCTGATGACAGCGATTCTGAACAACAGAAG CTCAAGTTGTTGAAGAGGATTGCAACTGTCAAAGACAATGGAACTGTAGAATTTGAGATTCCGGGTGATGAAGAATCCAGGGTGCTTGGAGTGGAATCTCAAAGTGTCTCTAATGAAGTTGAAGATGAGCCTCTTGATGAAATAGAACTTCACTATATTCCTCCAATGCAGATTGTAATGCTTATTGTTGGAACACGTGGTGATGTGCAACCCTTTATTGCAATTGGCAAACGTTTGCAG GAGTATGGACATCGAGTGAGGCTGGCAACCCATGCAAATTTCAAAGAGTTTGTCTTAACCGCTGGGTTGGAATTCTATCCTCTTGGGGGTGATCCAGTAGTTTTGGCTGGAT ATATGGTTAAAAATAAGGGCTTCTTACCTTCTGCACCCTCAGAAATTCCTGTTCAGAGAAATCAATTGAAGGAAATTATAAGTTCTCTACTCCCAGCTTGCGAAGAACCTGATATGGATACTGGAGTACCCTTTAAAGCAGATGCGATTATTGCTAATCCCCCAGCATATG GGCATACACATGTTGCGGAAGCACTGAAAATTCcaattcatattttctttacaATGCCATGGAC GCCAACTAGCGAATTTCCTCATCCATTGTCTCGCATTAAACAACCAGCTGGATATCGG CTGTCATATCAGATTGTTGACTCCTTGATTTGGCTAGGGATTCGAGATATGATTAATGATACCAGGAAAAGAAAACTGAAGCTAAGACCAGTTACATATTTAAGCAGTTCTCAAGTCTCTGTGCTGGATATCCCACATGGATATATTTGGAGTCCTCACCTTGTTCCTAAACCAAAAG ATTGGGGACCAAAGGTTGATGTAGTGGGATTTTGCTTCCTCGATCTTGCATCTGGTTATGAACCTCCAGAATCACTAGTAAACTGGCTGAAAGATGGTCAGAAACCCATTTACATTGGCTTTGGTAGTCTT CCTGTTCAAGAGCCAGAGAAAATGACCCAAATAATTGTTGAGGCATTAGAACGCACTGGACAAAGGGGGATCATTAACAAAGGCTGGGGTGGCCTTGGCAATT TGGCTGAGCCAAAGGATTTTGTGTACTTGCTTGATAATTGTCCCCATGATTGGCTATTCTTACAATGTTCTGCAGTG GTGCACCACGGGGGTGCTGGAACAACAGCTGCTGGTCTTAAAGCTGCG TGTCCAACAACTATTGTACCCTTCTTTGGTGACCAGCCATTTTGGGGGGAAAGGGTGCACGCTAGAGGTGTAGGCCCTCCACCTATACCTATCGACGAATTTTCCCTTCCTAAGCTGGTTGAGGCAATTGAATTCATGCTTGATCCTAAG GTAAAGGAGAACGCAGTTGAGCTGGCTAAGGCGATGGAGAATGAAGACGGGGTCACTGGAGCAGTAAAAGCCTTCTTTAAGCATCTTCTCCGCAATAATGAGCCTGATCTTGATGAAACACCTGCACCACgaagtttattttctttaagaaGATGCTTAGGTTTTTGCTAG